The genomic interval AGGGTTTCACGCGCTTTTCGCGTATCAATCGCCGCTGCAGCCATGGCTACGCCCTCGCTAAGTGTGGTAACTTTACCTGCCACCACTAATACTGCCGCGCTGTTAAGCAATACAATATCACGATAGGCATCGTTTTGACCTTGCAGTAGCTCTTGCAGTCGTATGGCATTAAATTTGGGGTTTTTTCCGGCTAGAGATTGCAGGGTTGCCTGCGGCAATCCAACATCTTCGGGGTGAAGGCTGAATTCGCGTACTGTACCGTCTTCGCGTAGTTCGGCAACCCAGGATTCGCCGGTAGTGGTAAGTTCATCAAGCCCATCACTGCCATGCACAACCCATGCGCGCTTGCAGCCGAGTCGGCCTAAAACTTCGGCAAGGGGGGTAAGCCATGCGCGGTCATATACCCCTACCACTTGAAATTCTGGTTGAGCAGGGTTAGATAATGGCCCCAATAAATTGAATATGCTGCGCATGCCAAGCTCTAGCCGTACAGGCGCCACATGGCGCATGGCCTGATGAAAGCGCGGTGCCATTAAAAACGCCAGATTACAACGCTTCAACGCCAGTTCCATCGTTTCAATGGGGGCGCTAACGTTTACATTTAATTCTGACAACACATCTGATGAGCCGGATTTAGAGGTGACAGAGCGGTTGCCATGTTTTACCACCGGAACGCCACACGCGGCGACCACAATAGCAACAGCAGTAGAGATATTTAATGTGCCTCGGGCATCTCCTCCTGTGCCA from Alphaproteobacteria bacterium carries:
- the trpD gene encoding anthranilate phosphoribosyltransferase codes for the protein MGNSIQKYIDKASDFQDLEFAEAEHAFQIIMNGGATPAQMAAFMVAMRMKKETATEITAGASVMRAKAQKFICPQGAVDTCGTGGDARGTLNISTAVAIVVAACGVPVVKHGNRSVTSKSGSSDVLSELNVNVSAPIETMELALKRCNLAFLMAPRFHQAMRHVAPVRLELGMRSIFNLLGPLSNPAQPEFQVVGVYDRAWLTPLAEVLGRLGCKRAWVVHGSDGLDELTTTGESWVAELREDGTVREFSLHPEDVGLPQATLQSLAGKNPKFNAIRLQELLQGQNDAYRDIVLLNSAAVLVVAGKVTTLSEGVAMAAAAIDTRKARETLATLVSISKNDENLHAYWSQNE